One genomic region from Listeria monocytogenes encodes:
- a CDS encoding metallophosphoesterase — protein sequence MSLKMKWIIAISIIIVLLVVGWFLGTRLTVKKYEVSSTKIEKEIKLVQLSDLHFSEFGDKNEKLLHKVENLNPDVIAITGDLFDRQGDSVPKELIKKLTKIAPVYFSPGNHEYDVKNAYEDDYKPFLEKMGVVNLEDKTATIDVGGQKFQMSGLRSSANLDYDYSYYKKGLAEIQTQQDSQYYQVLLSHMPDYFKLYVENDFDLTLSGHTHGGIVRIPYTNIGAIAPGPQRTILPEYVYGEHSKNGKTMIISAGLGAGSLHQKAFPRLGNPYEIVAVTIKPESK from the coding sequence GGGGTGGTTTCTTGGGACTAGGTTGACGGTGAAAAAATATGAAGTCAGTTCTACTAAAATTGAAAAAGAAATTAAACTTGTGCAATTATCGGATTTGCATTTTAGTGAATTTGGCGATAAGAATGAAAAATTGTTACATAAAGTGGAAAATTTAAATCCAGATGTGATTGCGATTACTGGAGATCTTTTTGATAGGCAAGGGGATAGTGTTCCTAAAGAGCTTATTAAAAAGCTTACGAAGATTGCGCCGGTTTATTTTTCGCCTGGGAACCATGAATATGATGTTAAAAATGCCTATGAAGACGACTACAAGCCTTTTTTAGAAAAAATGGGTGTGGTTAACTTAGAAGATAAAACGGCTACTATCGACGTGGGAGGGCAGAAATTTCAGATGTCTGGATTGCGGAGTAGTGCAAACTTAGATTATGACTATTCCTATTATAAGAAAGGTTTAGCGGAGATACAAACGCAGCAAGACTCGCAGTATTATCAAGTTCTATTGTCGCATATGCCGGATTATTTTAAGCTTTATGTGGAGAATGATTTTGATTTAACCTTAAGTGGACATACGCATGGTGGGATTGTGCGTATTCCATATACAAATATTGGCGCGATTGCTCCAGGGCCGCAGCGGACCATTTTGCCGGAGTATGTATACGGAGAGCATTCGAAAAATGGGAAGACAATGATAATTTCAGCGGGACTTGGTGCGGGAAGCCTTCATCAAAAAGCATTTCCGAGGTTAGGAAATCCATATGAAATTGTTGCGGTAACGATAAAACCGGAGTCGAAATAA